In Candidatus Defluviibacterium haderslevense, the following are encoded in one genomic region:
- a CDS encoding TlpA family protein disulfide reductase, with amino-acid sequence MKSVLLIGGLILLAILVKYFYFKPMLVYGQDAPRFEVIDLAGQPIKLEDFKDHYLLIDFWGSWCGPCRAENPILAMMYAKYKDKAFKQATGIKFMSVAFEQDSLRAIKAIKEDGLAWPYHVIQTDMLKSPMAILFDIKRIPTKFLISPQGKILLSDPDIKELDDYLAKDTQKN; translated from the coding sequence ATGAAGTCAGTTTTACTCATTGGTGGACTTATATTACTTGCCATTTTAGTGAAATATTTTTATTTTAAACCCATGTTGGTCTACGGACAGGATGCTCCTCGTTTTGAGGTCATTGATCTCGCAGGACAACCGATAAAATTAGAGGATTTTAAAGATCACTATTTGTTGATTGATTTTTGGGGAAGTTGGTGTGGACCTTGTAGAGCCGAGAATCCAATACTTGCTATGATGTATGCTAAATATAAAGACAAAGCATTTAAACAAGCTACAGGCATTAAGTTTATGAGTGTTGCCTTTGAACAAGACTCATTGCGGGCTATCAAAGCGATTAAGGAAGATGGTCTTGCCTGGCCCTATCATGTTATTCAGACTGACATGCTAAAAAGCCCAATGGCAATCCTTTTTGATATCAAAAGAATACCAACAAAATTTCTAATTAGTCCGCAAGGTAAAATATTACTTTCAGATCCAGATATCAAGGAGTTGGATGATTATTTGGCAAAAGACACCCAAAAAAACTGA